The sequence cggATTTAATGTGCGTGGATTGTGTATTTCACTGCTGAATTTGAAGTGGGGGACGTTCGGCTTTCCGTGGAATACTTTTGTTACAACTTGCGCGCTTGGGTTTCTGTTAGCCTACATTTGAGTTTTCTGTCCGCGCCTGTCTGTGGATATGGACAGAAGAGAGCGCGCTGCAGAAGGCAAGCCGGTGGCAACATTTGTCTGATTTGGGGAATCGGGGGGGTGGGATACATAGAGAATTAATGGATGTTTGATGAAGCCCTTTGCGCCTTATTGTGCTTATTTTCAGAGACTTGGAATTAGAGACGAGGAACGAGGACCTTTGAGTTGTTTCTCTAACCAGACTCTCGGTTTTACTTTTAAAACGGTGCGTAAAACATGGAAACGGTAACGCGACAGAGTTTCCAGCCTCACCCGGGACTGCAACAAACTCTCAAACAGTTCCACCTGAGTTCCATGAGCTCTCTCGGAGGACCGGCCGCTTTTTCGGCCAGATGGCAACACGATCTGCTCTTCAAGAAGGACGGGAAAGACCTCCCGGAGTCCGTGCTGCACCCCCCGCCTATGCAGCCTCCTCCGGCGATGCCGGGGCCGCTCTTCATCCCGTCCGACCGCTCCACCGAGAGGTGCGAGACGGTCCTGGAGGGCGAGACCATCTCGTGCTTCGCGGTAGGTGGCGAGAAGCGCCTGTGCCTGCCGCAGATCCTGAACACCGTGCTGCGGGACTTCTCGCTCCAGCAGATCAACTCGGTGTGCGACGACCTGCACATCTACTGCTCCCGGTGCACCGCCGACCAGCTAGAGATCTTAAAAGTGATGGGCATCCTGCCGTTCTCCGCGCCGTCCTGCGGACTCATCACCAAGACGGACGCGGAGCGCCTGTGCAACGCTCTCATCTACGGGGGAACGTATCCTCCACAGTGCAAGAAGCAGATCTACAGCGGCTCCATAGAGCTGGAACTCACCGAGAAGAGCTTCAAGATTTACCACGAGTGCTTCGGGAAGTGTAAGGGGCTGTTCGTCCCAGAGCTCTACACGAGTCCCACCGCGCCCTGCATCCAGTGCATGGACTGCAGACTTATGTACCCGACCCATAAATTCGTGGTGCACAGTCATAAATCGCTGGAGAACAGGACTTGCCATTGGGGCTTTGACTCGGCCAACTGGAGGGCATATGTTCTTCTGAGTTCGGATTACACGGGGAAAGAGGAGAAAGCGCGTCTGGAGCAGCTCCTGGATGACATTAAGGAGAAATTTGATTTCGCCAATAAATATAAGCGGAAAGCATCAAGGGTGAGCAGTTCtatgttcttcttcttcttttatgcAAGAAGTGTCAACTTTGGAAAAAGGCCAAGATTTTCCATATTCTTTAGTGACACAAACTTAAGACTCATCAGTAAGTTGTCGTTTGGCAGACTTACAATATACTTATTATAGGGACAGTCCCTATGGAGCAACATGGGGTTAAGTGCCCAAGGGCACATTGTCGATGTTCATGAGTCATTTCTGtgggggttcgaaccaacaatcTTTAAATTGTCAGACTAGATCTTTTAACCACTAAGCCACACCACCCAAAGTCTTTAGCAGTGTGAGATTTGCACCTTTAGTATTGCATATTCCAAGAAGAGTTGTCCTTTTCAGAAGAGTGCTTGAAAAAGGGCCAAGAATGCCAGTGCTTTGGTGACCCAGTCTTCATACTCGAGAGACTATCACGATATTGGTTTCCCAGTCCGAATGTTACAACCTAATATCCAGGCATGAGATGTGGATTCTGTGGGTGAATATAGATACAGAATAGTCATCATGGTGGCCTAAATTTGATGCCATAAAAAATTTAACTTTAGCAGACCAACATAAAAATTACAGAGAGGACTTCAA comes from Xyrauchen texanus isolate HMW12.3.18 unplaced genomic scaffold, RBS_HiC_50CHRs HiC_scaffold_552, whole genome shotgun sequence and encodes:
- the LOC127642329 gene encoding ski oncogene-like — protein: METVTRQSFQPHPGLQQTLKQFHLSSMSSLGGPAAFSARWQHDLLFKKDGKDLPESVLHPPPMQPPPAMPGPLFIPSDRSTERCETVLEGETISCFAVGGEKRLCLPQILNTVLRDFSLQQINSVCDDLHIYCSRCTADQLEILKVMGILPFSAPSCGLITKTDAERLCNALIYGGTYPPQCKKQIYSGSIELELTEKSFKIYHECFGKCKGLFVPELYTSPTAPCIQCMDCRLMYPTHKFVVHSHKSLENRTCHWGFDSANWRAYVLLSSDYTGKEEKARLEQLLDDIKEKFDFANKYKRKASRVSSSMFFFFFYARSVNFGKRPRFSIFFSDTNLRLISKLSFGRLTIYLL